One region of Methanobacterium formicicum DSM 3637 genomic DNA includes:
- a CDS encoding UPF0104 family protein — protein MQDTYEIILKHKWKIIATFAVAAFLIFAMTFLIGFNDVITTLEKAKWDWIALNFVLEAGIILVWAWRWKLILDVVDTSPKFTTLLMMLLASLFGNNVTPSAAGGEPLRAYLLREVEGVPFEIGFATSTADRVFEFLPFVLISIIAALFLLSWDIPPLTRIFVIAMIIVSIIIFGILIYAGFRKEITQRIIISLAKSIYPTALRLSKKDVSFNEIREKIIFYINRFSTGFVTALQDRNVFFIAFILSFVMWGLDMLRMYVCFGALGVYPPVLALVIIYTIGILISLLPLLPGAWGIREATLIGLFAVVGVSADVVLAASLIDRLASYIIPTILGALAALYYGRKVKNRSVNLPSTDS, from the coding sequence ATGCAGGATACTTATGAAATCATTCTGAAACATAAATGGAAGATCATTGCTACCTTTGCAGTAGCTGCTTTTTTGATATTCGCCATGACATTTCTCATAGGTTTCAATGATGTCATTACAACCCTTGAAAAGGCTAAATGGGATTGGATTGCCCTAAACTTTGTTCTGGAAGCAGGTATTATTTTGGTATGGGCTTGGAGGTGGAAGCTTATTCTGGATGTGGTGGACACTTCACCTAAATTCACCACCCTTTTAATGATGCTCCTGGCCAGTTTGTTTGGTAACAACGTCACTCCCAGTGCTGCAGGAGGAGAACCATTACGGGCTTATCTTCTAAGGGAAGTAGAAGGAGTGCCATTTGAAATTGGATTTGCAACCTCCACCGCAGACAGGGTATTTGAATTTCTTCCTTTCGTTTTAATATCCATTATCGCTGCTCTGTTCTTGCTCAGCTGGGACATACCTCCATTAACTCGAATATTCGTCATCGCCATGATTATCGTGTCCATAATAATATTCGGGATACTCATCTATGCCGGTTTCAGGAAAGAAATCACTCAAAGAATTATCATATCCCTTGCTAAATCCATTTACCCAACTGCGCTTCGTTTAAGTAAAAAAGACGTTTCATTTAATGAAATTAGAGAAAAAATAATATTTTACATTAACCGATTTTCTACTGGTTTTGTTACCGCATTACAGGATCGAAATGTGTTCTTCATAGCTTTCATTCTATCCTTTGTCATGTGGGGTTTGGATATGCTGAGAATGTACGTGTGTTTCGGAGCGTTAGGAGTATACCCTCCAGTATTGGCCCTGGTGATAATATACACCATTGGAATCTTGATCAGCCTCTTACCCTTACTCCCGGGTGCCTGGGGAATACGGGAAGCTACTTTAATCGGGCTTTTTGCAGTGGTTGGTGTTTCAGCAGACGTTGTGCTGGCAGCCAGCTTAATAGATCGTTTAGCCAGTTATATTATTCCCACCATACTGGGTGCTCTTGCAGCACTCTACTATGGACGTAAGGTTAAAAATAGAAGTGTTAACTTACCATCAACTGATTCTTAG
- a CDS encoding RraA family protein: protein MVRKMEISAESLLRDFSSHKMEKNMDFNLKDLGISTSNISDALKNLTGEYGVIPGVKPIKDDLKISGKVVTVKTQQDDWGTSLKAVETAEEGEIIFICCDGDEIGVWGELFSKYAQEKGVQSTVIYGAMRDVEAVKQLDYPVFSRSIVPHAGKPRAEGEIRIPTECGGVKVNNGDWIFGDDGGVVVIAEEILQKVISKALKIKTNEDEILHQIEDGNSLSDILGI from the coding sequence ATGGTCAGAAAAATGGAAATTTCTGCTGAATCATTGCTGAGAGATTTTTCATCCCATAAGATGGAAAAAAATATGGATTTTAATCTGAAAGATTTGGGTATCAGCACCTCCAACATTTCAGATGCCCTGAAAAATTTAACCGGCGAATATGGAGTTATTCCGGGTGTTAAACCAATCAAGGACGATCTGAAAATAAGTGGTAAGGTTGTTACTGTTAAAACACAACAGGATGATTGGGGAACCTCATTAAAAGCTGTTGAAACTGCTGAGGAAGGGGAAATAATTTTCATATGTTGTGATGGGGATGAAATTGGGGTTTGGGGCGAATTATTCAGTAAGTACGCTCAGGAAAAAGGAGTTCAATCCACAGTGATCTACGGCGCCATGCGCGATGTAGAAGCAGTGAAACAACTAGATTACCCTGTTTTTTCACGTTCTATTGTTCCCCATGCTGGAAAACCCCGTGCTGAAGGAGAAATTCGCATCCCCACAGAATGTGGAGGAGTTAAAGTTAACAACGGAGACTGGATCTTCGGAGATGATGGTGGAGTAGTAGTGATAGCTGAAGAAATTTTACAGAAGGTAATTTCAAAAGCACTTAAAATTAAAACGAATGAAGATGAAATACTCCATCAAATTGAAGACGGAAACTCTTTATCCGATATTTTAGGTATTTGA
- a CDS encoding toprim domain-containing protein, whose translation MSFIKLSSLIEELKICGEQGIPVLIEGQKDEKALRELGVNGNFIKVSGSGLKLFEIAEIAAQSSSRVVILTDFDRKGNQLAKRLSEDIQSLGSHPDLRFRNTLMGITRRFIKDIESLPRHLEQLELEENPSGGQWYYYH comes from the coding sequence ATGAGTTTTATAAAGTTGTCCAGTTTAATTGAAGAGCTTAAAATCTGTGGGGAACAGGGAATTCCAGTTCTGATTGAAGGTCAAAAGGATGAAAAGGCCTTGAGAGAACTAGGGGTAAATGGTAATTTCATAAAAGTTTCCGGTTCGGGTCTTAAACTCTTTGAAATAGCGGAGATAGCAGCTCAATCATCATCAAGAGTAGTTATATTAACTGACTTTGATCGAAAAGGCAATCAACTTGCCAAAAGATTATCAGAGGATATTCAAAGCCTCGGTTCCCATCCAGACCTCCGATTCAGGAACACTCTGATGGGAATTACCCGTCGTTTTATTAAGGATATCGAGAGCCTCCCTCGGCACCTGGAACAGCTGGAACTTGAAGAAAACCCATCTGGTGGGCAATGGTATTACTATCATTAG
- a CDS encoding DUF211 domain-containing protein has translation MAKGLIRIVLDILKPHEPTLPHFAKFLSEVSGVEGVNVTLMEIDKETENIKVTMQGNDLDFDEISKAIEQYGGSIHSVDEVVAGRTMVEEVTTPQD, from the coding sequence TTGGCAAAAGGTCTCATTAGAATAGTTTTAGACATATTAAAACCACATGAACCAACTTTACCCCATTTTGCTAAATTTTTAAGCGAAGTAAGTGGCGTGGAAGGGGTTAATGTTACTCTCATGGAAATTGACAAGGAAACAGAAAACATTAAAGTCACTATGCAGGGCAACGACCTGGACTTTGATGAAATAAGTAAAGCCATTGAACAGTACGGTGGTTCCATACACAGTGTAGACGAAGTTGTAGCTGGAAGAACTATGGTTGAAGAAGTAACAACACCTCAGGACTGA
- the dnaG gene encoding DNA primase DnaG: MGTKEEISTTKYLIHAQINANGIVEKPDVVGAIFGQTEGLLSNDLDLRELQKTGRIGRIKVNINSKAGRSKGEIVIPSSLDRVETAILAASLETINRVGPCEAYIQVNKVEDVRAVKRRKVVDRAKELYKGMMEEVTPESLKMIEEVKEAMRIHEITDFGHDKLPAGPNVASSDAILVVEGRADVLNLLRYGVKNAIAVEGVSVPKTVAELTKKKTVTAFLDGDRGGDLILKELLQVGELDYVTRAPRGKEVEDLTKDEVMVALRDKIPVEQIYHDLGIKLDKPEKKQVDKTPDKVKLLKGILKDVEGSGNAEILDDALNILKEVKVESLYDEIKSLQNEGAYAVVFDGVVSQRLIDVAKEKGLKQVVAVRMSEVVKKPSPLKIITR, encoded by the coding sequence ATGGGAACTAAAGAAGAAATCAGTACAACTAAATATCTTATTCATGCTCAAATAAATGCTAACGGAATTGTGGAAAAACCGGATGTGGTGGGTGCTATATTCGGACAAACTGAAGGACTGTTAAGTAATGATTTAGATTTAAGGGAACTACAAAAAACTGGTAGGATTGGTCGGATTAAAGTAAATATAAACTCCAAAGCAGGCAGATCCAAAGGAGAAATAGTGATCCCATCCAGTCTAGATCGTGTGGAAACCGCCATCCTGGCTGCATCCCTAGAAACCATAAACAGAGTTGGACCCTGCGAAGCCTACATACAGGTCAACAAAGTGGAAGATGTCCGGGCTGTTAAAAGAAGGAAAGTAGTGGACCGTGCCAAAGAACTATACAAGGGAATGATGGAAGAAGTCACCCCTGAAAGCCTCAAAATGATTGAAGAGGTTAAAGAGGCCATGCGCATCCATGAAATCACTGACTTTGGCCATGACAAACTCCCAGCAGGTCCCAATGTAGCATCCTCCGATGCAATTCTGGTGGTAGAAGGACGTGCCGATGTTTTAAACCTGCTCCGATACGGTGTAAAAAATGCCATAGCAGTGGAAGGAGTAAGCGTACCCAAAACAGTGGCAGAACTCACCAAGAAAAAAACAGTAACCGCCTTTTTAGATGGTGACCGTGGTGGCGACCTTATTCTCAAGGAGCTGCTCCAGGTAGGGGAACTTGATTACGTGACCCGTGCTCCACGGGGTAAAGAAGTGGAAGACCTCACCAAAGATGAAGTTATGGTAGCTTTAAGGGATAAAATACCAGTGGAACAGATTTACCATGACTTGGGAATAAAACTGGATAAACCAGAAAAAAAACAGGTAGACAAAACCCCGGATAAAGTTAAATTACTCAAGGGAATACTCAAAGATGTGGAAGGCTCAGGCAATGCTGAGATCCTGGATGATGCTTTGAACATCCTCAAAGAAGTTAAAGTGGAATCCTTATACGATGAGATAAAATCTTTGCAAAATGAGGGTGCCTATGCTGTGGTATTTGATGGAGTGGTGAGTCAGAGACTCATTGATGTTGCCAAAGAAAAAGGTTTAAAGCAGGTTGTAGCAGTACGCATGAGTGAAGTTGTAAAAAAACCCAGCCCACTTAAAATCATCACCCGCTAA
- a CDS encoding transcription initiation factor IIB, whose translation MKQDMSEIEKIETKCPECGSEKLINDHERGEIVCGACGLVIDDNLVDMGPEWRAFDHEQRDKRTRVGAPITYTIHDKGLSTMIDWRNKDIYGRDIPARNRAQWYRLRKWQRKIRISGATERNLAFALSELDRDSSRLGLPRSVREAASVVYRNAVENKLIRGRSIEGVVAASLYAACRRCNVPRTLDEIAEVSRVSKKEVGRTYRFLTRELNIKLPPTSPVDYVPRFASELNLSGEVQSKAIEIIEKAMEKGLTSGRGPTGVAAAALYIASVLLGERKTQRDVADIAGVTEVTIRNRYKELTEQLDMGVTL comes from the coding sequence ATGAAGCAGGATATGTCTGAGATTGAAAAGATCGAGACTAAATGTCCAGAATGCGGATCTGAGAAACTTATAAATGATCATGAACGTGGAGAAATCGTTTGTGGGGCATGTGGTCTGGTTATCGACGACAACCTGGTGGATATGGGTCCAGAGTGGAGGGCCTTCGACCATGAACAGCGTGATAAGAGGACCAGGGTAGGTGCACCTATCACTTACACCATACACGACAAGGGTCTTTCCACCATGATCGACTGGAGAAACAAGGATATCTACGGTCGGGACATTCCAGCCAGGAACCGGGCCCAGTGGTATAGGCTCAGGAAATGGCAGAGGAAAATCAGGATTTCCGGTGCAACTGAACGTAACCTGGCATTTGCATTAAGTGAACTGGACCGTGATTCATCCCGATTGGGACTTCCCAGAAGTGTGAGGGAAGCTGCATCAGTAGTATACCGTAACGCTGTGGAGAACAAACTCATCAGGGGAAGAAGTATCGAAGGAGTGGTGGCGGCATCACTTTACGCAGCATGCAGACGTTGCAATGTTCCACGAACCCTGGATGAAATTGCAGAAGTATCCCGGGTGAGTAAAAAAGAAGTGGGTAGAACCTACCGTTTCCTGACCAGGGAACTGAACATTAAACTACCACCCACCAGTCCAGTAGATTACGTACCCCGTTTTGCCAGTGAACTCAACCTCTCAGGAGAAGTTCAGTCCAAAGCCATAGAAATCATTGAAAAGGCCATGGAAAAAGGTTTAACCTCTGGAAGAGGACCTACAGGAGTTGCTGCCGCTGCATTATACATTGCATCAGTTTTACTCGGTGAGAGAAAAACTCAGCGTGATGTGGCTGATATAGCTGGAGTTACAGAAGTTACCATCCGTAACCGGTACAAAGAACTCACAGAACAGTTAGATATGGGTGTAACACTCTAA
- a CDS encoding H/ACA ribonucleoprotein complex subunit GAR1 has protein sequence MKKLGSILHLSNRERVILRSNQTPALGLSVFNSRKEKIGFIHDVFGPTKDPYISVKILASISKNFENRVGDTLYVPKQAKKKWGRRKRSKK, from the coding sequence ATGAAGAAACTTGGAAGCATACTACATTTGTCAAACAGAGAGCGAGTTATACTCCGATCGAACCAAACACCCGCTCTAGGATTGTCTGTTTTTAACTCCCGTAAGGAGAAAATAGGATTTATTCACGATGTCTTCGGACCCACCAAGGATCCCTATATCTCAGTGAAGATCCTTGCATCAATTTCTAAAAATTTTGAAAACAGAGTTGGAGATACACTTTATGTGCCTAAACAAGCCAAGAAGAAATGGGGGCGACGGAAACGAAGCAAGAAGTAG
- a CDS encoding YwbE family protein — translation MSQKNGKNRKDIKVGSEVYIVLKKDQRSGKRTKGIVKDLLTRSSTHPHGIKVRLEDGRVGRVQEIIS, via the coding sequence ATGAGTCAAAAGAACGGTAAAAACAGGAAAGATATTAAAGTAGGATCTGAAGTTTACATTGTACTTAAAAAGGATCAACGCAGTGGAAAAAGAACAAAAGGGATAGTTAAAGATTTATTAACTCGTTCTTCCACTCATCCTCATGGAATCAAGGTTAGGCTTGAAGACGGAAGAGTAGGAAGGGTTCAAGAAATAATTAGTTAG